The Funiculus sociatus GB2-C1 genomic interval CATTGCTTCTAAATCAGCTTTGGTTGGATTTGTCCGCTTAGCAGTAGTTTGTTCAGAGGTATCTGTTGACGATTCCTCCTCCTCAGCTTGCAACTCTGATTCTGAAACTTTATGGGCGGTGACTTCTATAACAGTTTCACCTTCTTCTTTGTCTGGTAAATTTTGTGCTTCTTCACGTAGTAAATCTGAGAGACGTTTTTTAGTCATTATTTCCTCCAATCACGTTGTAATTCATTAGCCACACGGCGGTAGTCTGCCTGAGCCTCCCGTCCATTCGTCCCGCGCCATTTAGTAATAGGCACCCCCTCTAGCGCCGCTCGTTCGTGGGCTTTGTAGGCGCGAATAAACGCATTACAGGTGGGTATTCCTAGCTCCATGAGAGTGTTTTGAGCCTCCAGTGCTTCCCCTACACTCCGCCCATCCACCTTAGTTAGCAGCACCCGATGGGCGACTCCTACGGGCATAACGGTTTCCCGGACTGTTTCAATAAGTACAGCCAGATCCATTGCTGCTGGGGGTGTAGGCAAAACCAGATAATCTGCGATCGCTACTACCGCCGCTAATGCTTCGGAGTGCAACGCCGGAGGCGTATCCACTACTACTAAATCGTAGCCTTCTATCTCGCATAAATTACTCAAAAGTTTTGGGTCAGTCTCTTGGGCTAGGTCAAAGCCCATCCCTTTCTCACTACGCCCAACCCACCAACTCGCCGAACCCTGAGAGTCTGTATCGACCAGAAGAACCCGTTTGTTTTCCGAGAAGGTAGCCGCCAGATTGACTGCTGTCGTGGTCTTACCTACTCCTCCCTTCCCGTTGAGAATAGCGATTATTCTTGGCACTGTTCGCCTTTGATGCTGACCTTAGAAAAATATACCGCTTTATCGGCTATGAAATTTTTTTTTTGCTTTATTTCTTTGGCTGCGAACATATATCATGCCATTGATGTATATCTTCAGAAAGAATCGACACCATCACTTCAGTCTGAAAACATCGGCAAAAATACTATGCGGCTCTAGTATTCTGTTCTCATCAGGTGAATCATAAACCACCATAAGAGAATTTTTCTGTCCTAAACAAGGAAAGAGTGCCAACCCCTCAGCATGATCTGAACCAAACCTGAAAGGCAAATCTAAAACTACTTCCAAGTCTCCCTCTTCCTGCCCAGATATACTATTTTCAGGATGATCTAAGCCATTTTTTAACCGAAAAACTCGCAAAGCACCTTCTAGATCCATAGTAGGTCCCGCGAGTATTAATAAGTCTTCCCCATCTAGACACAGTTCTCGTACACCTAAGCCATTCAGATTCACAAAATGTTTTTTGTATTGCTTCCCTTCTTTACCGATTTTTTTCAGTGTTAAAATCCCCGGCTCTGTTTCTTCAACTTCTATCTCTAAAATCAGCGCCCAGCCTCTGAGTACAGGACCTCGCAAGCCAATGAAAATTTTATCTCCTCGAACAGCTAATCCTTCAATATCAAATCCATTTTCTTTAGAGGGAATAGAACTTGTTATAAAATGCCCTATGTGGCGGTCTTCTTTTAGGGCTTCCATCAACACATTAGTATTATCGTCTATCTTTTGCAGACAAGCTGATGCCATTTTTTTGTCTGGATTATCTGGATGAGAGCATACTTTAAATAACTCCTTCCCCACCACAGGGATACGAGCTAGTACATAACGATTTAGCTCCCTTTCTACTGTGGCTAGTTTATCTAAATCTTTTTCTAAATCTTTACCCTTTACTTTTTTCCGCTTTGTACTATGCGAACCGATTATCCATAGATAATTGTTGGCATAATCCATCCCTTCTATATCAATTTCGCCTTCTTGATTAAATAAATCAATAAAATTCTTAACAAAAAATTGCTGATGATCACCGAAAATATTTGGCTCAATAGGTGATAAACGCTCAAGAGTTCTGGTTTCATCAGAACCTACCCACAAGCTACCATCAGGTGTGAAAGCAGCCGCTGATAAATCTTGTCCGAGAGGTTCATCTGCTTTGCCATTGAAGCGAATTAGCACGCGACTTAGTAGAAAACTTTCTGGCATAATTGCTTACTTCCTAAAATAGTTGGGGAGCGTTACAATTCTGTATTAGCATATCCCAATGCAAGTTTCATACCCTCTATCGGAATAAATAATTATCTATATAAATAAAAAGTAGGGTGGGGAATATCCCCCGCCCTACTATAGTTATGTTGCTAGTTGCTCACAAACTATTAATCAATTCTGCCGAGTCATTCACTGGCTTATTCACCTTCGTGCTGACTGGATAAGCTGTCATTTCTTCGGCTGAGTACGGATGCAACAAAGGCTGCAATAACTCTGGCTTTTTTACCTCTGTATCTAGCCATAAATCGTAGTCTTTTGGGTCAATAATTACAGGCATCCGGTTATGGATGGGGCGCATCAAATCATTAGGTTCTGTTGTCAAAATCGTACAAGAATTAATCACCTCACCATCGTCACTTTTCCAATGCTCCCAAAGCCCAGCAAAGGCAAAGGGATTCTCATCGTTCATCCGAAAATAAAAAGGTTGCTTTTTCTTTTCTTGCTGCTGCCACTCATAAAAGCCATCAGCCAAGATTAGACAACGGCGCTGTTTAAAAGCCGCTCGAAAAGAAGGCTTTTCGGTTACTGTTTCCGCCCGTGCATTAATCATCCGCGCCCCCATTTTTGGATCTTTCGCCCAACTGGGAATCAGTCCCCAATGTAACATTTGAAACTCCCTTTGGGACTCTTCTGCATTCTGTAAAATCGTCTGAATTTGCTGGGTAGGTGCAATGTTATAACGGGGCGTTAAGGGAGGAAC includes:
- a CDS encoding AAA family ATPase: MPRIIAILNGKGGVGKTTTAVNLAATFSENKRVLLVDTDSQGSASWWVGRSEKGMGFDLAQETDPKLLSNLCEIEGYDLVVVDTPPALHSEALAAVVAIADYLVLPTPPAAMDLAVLIETVRETVMPVGVAHRVLLTKVDGRSVGEALEAQNTLMELGIPTCNAFIRAYKAHERAALEGVPITKWRGTNGREAQADYRRVANELQRDWRK
- a CDS encoding DUF3616 domain-containing protein, encoding MPESFLLSRVLIRFNGKADEPLGQDLSAAAFTPDGSLWVGSDETRTLERLSPIEPNIFGDHQQFFVKNFIDLFNQEGEIDIEGMDYANNYLWIIGSHSTKRKKVKGKDLEKDLDKLATVERELNRYVLARIPVVGKELFKVCSHPDNPDKKMASACLQKIDDNTNVLMEALKEDRHIGHFITSSIPSKENGFDIEGLAVRGDKIFIGLRGPVLRGWALILEIEVEETEPGILTLKKIGKEGKQYKKHFVNLNGLGVRELCLDGEDLLILAGPTMDLEGALRVFRLKNGLDHPENSISGQEEGDLEVVLDLPFRFGSDHAEGLALFPCLGQKNSLMVVYDSPDENRILEPHSIFADVFRLK
- a CDS encoding SOS response-associated peptidase translates to MCGRFSQSKSAETIAQVFQVNNVPPLTPRYNIAPTQQIQTILQNAEESQREFQMLHWGLIPSWAKDPKMGARMINARAETVTEKPSFRAAFKQRRCLILADGFYEWQQQEKKKQPFYFRMNDENPFAFAGLWEHWKSDDGEVINSCTILTTEPNDLMRPIHNRMPVIIDPKDYDLWLDTEVKKPELLQPLLHPYSAEEMTAYPVSTKVNKPVNDSAELINSL